A stretch of DNA from Aspergillus flavus chromosome 3, complete sequence:
TTGCATAGGCGCAAGGTTTTATGGGCGTTCCGGGAGCGGGTTAGTAGTTAACTTGGAGTAACATATATTATCAGTTACATATTTCATTCGCATAaatctatttactatatGGTTGTGTTAGCTGTATGagtctctctctctttttttttttttttttcttttttctttttcttttcttttttcttttttcttttcttttcttttcttttctttttttttcttttttttttttcgtctGTCGATTTGTAACTTAAAACACGTGGTTACCGatatcatatatatatatctccccACCCCTATGAACTATATTTCCATGTTCCTCTAAGTTACATATACCATTGTAAAAACCTACAATGACAGAACCTACATTTAGTTAACACATGATATTGTAACGTGAAATTCGGTCACTATACACAGGGTAGATGAtggcaagaaaagagatagaGATCGGGATTCAGGTAGAGTGGacaaacaaaggaaacagaCAACGCCATTACAAAACGGAATTGGTACAGCGAGGTGACGATGATCTAACAGCACCACCACGATGAGGTTGGGCACGGAGAAAAACCAAGAGGTAGATGGAAggttattttttaaaaagagctttgtctttgcttcttttctattctttggAAGAATCAAGTTAAAGTCGTTTTACAGAAGCTTTGGAGATCCCTCTTGTGTTTATTTGTCTACCGGTCGACTTCACCGAACACCAGATCCATTGTACCTGGATTTGAAGATTAGCGGAGCGTTCTAGGAAGCCGTGGGAGGTTTAGATTTATGGAGGCTTACCAATAATGGCGACAGCATCTGCCAGCAAGTGACCACGAGAGATTTGATCGAAACCACCCAAGTGGGCAAAACCAGGAGCACGGATCTTGCAACGGTAGGGTCTCTCGCTGCCGTCACTGACCAGGAACACACCCATCTCACCCTTGGGGGCCTCAATGGCAGAGTAGGTCTCACCAGGGGGGACAGCGTAACCCttgctgaagaggaggaagtggtGGATCAGGGCCTCCATGTTCTCCTTCATGGCGGCACGAGGGGGAGGCGAAAGCTTGTAGTCCTCGACCTTGACAGGACCTGCGGGCATCTGGTTCAAGCATTGGTGGATGATACGGAGGGACTGGCGGAACTCCTCCATACGGCAAAGGTAACGATCATAACAGTCACCGTTGACACCGACGGGGACGTCGAATTCAACCTTGTCGTAAGCGTCATATGGCTGGGACTTGCGGATATCCCATGGCACACCAGAGCCACGGAGCATGACACCAGTGAAGCTCATGTTCAGCGCATCAGCGGCGCTGACAACACCAACGCCTTGAGTTCTGGCCTTCCAGATACGGTTATCGGTGAGCAGCTCTTCGGTTTCGTCGATACGGTCACCGAACTGGGTAGCCCACTGGTAGATATCATCGAGAAGGCCGAGGGGGATATCCTGAGACACACCGCCGGGGCGGACGTAGGCGGCGTGGAGACGGGCACCGGAGACACGCTCGTAGAATTCCTATGTGAGGGATTGACCATCAACCACCTTGTCTAATCTGCTTTCGGTGAAATTAATGTTGCTTACCATGAGCTTTTCACGCTCCTCGAAACCCCACAGGAATGGCGTAAGAGCACCAACATCCATAGCGTGGGAAAGGACGGACATGAGGTGGTTCAGAATACGGGTCATCTCTCCGAACATTGTACGGATATACTTGGCTCTGTCAGGGATTTCAATGTTCAGTAGCTTCTCCACAGCCAGCGAGTAGCACTGTTCATTCGTCATCATGGAGACATAGTCCAATCGGTCGAAGTAAGGCAGAGCCTGCATGTAGGTCTTGTATTCGATCAACTTCTCGGTACCACGGTGAAGCAATCCGACATGAGGATCCGCGCGGACGATCTCTTCACCATTGATCTCGAGAATCAGTCGAAGCACACCGTGAGCAGCAGGATGCTGAGGACCGAAGTTGACTGTGTAGTGACGGATTTTGCGGCCGACCCCTTCACTCTCGGATTCGAGACCAGCGGCAACATCGGCTTCTTGGGGACCCTCCTTGTTAGCCAGACTTGTGAAGGTAGGGTCAGTGGGAATGAGTCTGGTAGCCTGGTAGCTGGTCGGTTCCGCTTGCCGACGAGGAAGCGTCGTCGCTATCGAGCGGGATCTGGGGATGGCGTTGTATTTGGTGAAGGTGGAGGGGCGGAGACAAAGCCTTTTGGGCGCGCTGCCCGCCAGGCGAGTAAAGGAAGCAGCCATTCGGAAGAGAGgggagaaggacgaggaggaattggaggCTGTCGGTCCTCAGTCCGGACGCAATTGATGGAGGGACTCTGCGGAGTGGTCTACACGGGTTGATGCTTGGAGGTTGCGCTGAATTACAATTTGGACAGTCACGTGATGAGGAGCTTATGGTCATCAGGCCGTCTCTGGTTGGTCTTCAGTTCCCGCTTATTCTGCACCCACGCTAGCTCACAATTCAGGGCAAATCGGTAAATCACGGTCCGCTCTTCAACAGAGTCCTCTTCCCTCCTGAGTGCAGTTTAGTCAGCCATACTCTCCGCCTTCGACCTGCAGGCATACTGCCGGTTGTCTAAAGaacttttttccctttttccctccATATCGTCAACGACTTGATACCCGCAAATTGTCCATTCGTCATGGCGCCTCTCGTTCCTTCGCAGGCGGAGCTTGATCGCCGGAGGGTAATTTATCCTATGAGCACCCATTCGCCTCTGCTTACCATGCTGATTATTTCCCTAGCTCGTCGACATCAATCTGGAAACGGTCTCCAACATCCCCTCCACAGATTTCCCGGGTCACTGGCCAGGCGAGTCGCATGAGTGGAACCTGGAGAAATTTAGAAATGTATAGTCCCTGTTTCTCCCAAGCATTCTACGGACTTGTCGCCTCTATTTTCTGCGTGCGCTTACATTATTTTGCTCTACAGGAGTTCAATGTTGAGTTCCATCGCAATGAAAGATTCgaatcttctttctctctcatcGGCGTAGATGCATCGATCGCAAATGCCTTCCGTCGTATCGTAATGGCTGAAGTGCCTAGCGTTGCCATCGAGTTCGTCTTCGTTCACAATAACACCTCCGTCATCCAGGATGAAGTGCTCGCCCAGCGACTGGGTCTGATTCCACTGAAGGGTTCCGTGGATGGTATTAACTGGATGCGTTGGTTCAAGAAGGCCACGGAGGATGATCCCGAGGGTAGCGATCCATCCGATTACAACACCATCGTCTTGCGACTGGATATTGAATGTACCAAGAACCCCAACGCTGACGCCACGGAGAATGACCCCCGCAAGCTGTATAAGAATGCGCATGTTTACGCCAGAGACATCACTTTCCACCCTGTCGGACGTCAGGAGCAATTCTTCACTGGAGAGGATGCTATCCAGCCGGTCAACCCAGACATTTTGATCGCTAAGCTTCGCCCGGGCCAGAAGATCGACCTTGAAATGCACTGTATCAAGGGTATTGGAGCCGACCATGCTAAGTTCTCGCCTGTTGCTACCGCATCATACCGTTTGCTTCCCGATATCCAGATTCTGCGCCCCATTCTTGGAGAAGACGCCAAGAAGTTCGCCAAGTGTTTCCCTAAGGGCGTGATTGGTTTGGAGCCTGTTACCCGGGAAGAGGCCGCAAAACAGGGGAGCGGATACGAGGGCCACGAGGGGGAGACGAAGGCCGTTGTTCGCGATGCCTTCAAGGATACCGTTAGCAGGGAATGTCTCAGACATGAGGAGTTCCAAGGAAAGGTGAAGCTCGGTCGCGTGCGTGACCatttcatcttcaacatcgaAAGCACTGGCCAATTCGATAGTGATGTCCTTTTCTTAGAAAGCGTGAAGGTCCTGAAGCTCAAATGCGCCAGATGGAAGCGGGGATTGGCGGATCTCATGCGGTAAACGAGTTCTACGCAATCGTCCCGCACTTCATGTTAAAATCTTTAATGCATGGTCGGCGTTGGTTTCCTTGCTATTTTGCGAATTTGTACATTTATGAAAAGTCGGTCAAGACCTTCTTTTGTTGGGAGTCTGGAAAGGGCGATTTTTGTCATATAGAAAAAGCACAACTGATATTGAAGCCTTGATCTAGCAAGAAAGTCTTGTGTTTATCATAACAACTCATATCTCATATGAAGAGTAAAACGTTGCTGTTATCCTTATTTGAACAACAACCGGTAGCGGAAATCGATAGTATACGCGGGATCGCTGACCGCAATCTCTTGCCCGTCTTCTACCAAATCTCTGAGCTTGCGTTGCAGATTGGCCCTGGTCTGTTCCTCCAATTGGGGCGGGAAGCGCTGGTAGAGTGTCTTTTCTTCCGTTCTCATGCTAGGCTTCTTAAGCTGAGCTTCCGGCCGGTCCCCTAGAGTGTCGATGTACTCTTGCAGCGTCATGTCTGGATCGACAGTCATATTTCGCGCGAGGTTGCCACAGACAGGGCAATCTGGTTTCTTTTCGGCCTCGAATGTATAGGTGTAGACACCTTCTTCACCAGCATACATCATATAGTTATCCAGGTACGGGTTGCACGAGGTGGCAATCTTTAATGCTTCAGACGTTGTCGCAGCAGCAATGACAGCGTTTGTTGAAGCGATTGCAGGAATGATGTTCTTAACTACACCCTGAGTCATCTGGAAGGTGACTCCGTGGATATGGAATTGTTTTGCTCGCTCAAGAGCCGCATTGTACACCCAACCAATGTGGTCCAGATCATCACTATCGAAAGGGTCGTCCTTGCGCTTTTCCTGCCAGGCGATCTGGTGTGCCCATTCTATACAATGCTGAGGCTGTCGAGGGATGGTCGCAATAGTGCATAGTGGGACCGCAGGACGGGGAGCATGCATGTCAAGCTGACATTCAATGCACGAAGACAGAGTTGGTAGGATAACACGCGCCTGCCCCTTGAAGCCTGGTCCTCGTTAGCCTTCTGTGGTAGCCCAGGGAACTCAGCCTCAGTACCTTCAGTTCCTCCATCAATGAGGGGCTTCAGGCTTTCAGGGTTTTCAGGATCAACCATGCCAATAAGTGTTGCATTGATCCACCGTCTCGCTTCTATGCTATCGAGACCGCAAACGACTATCTTGAACTGCATGTAGTAATCTTCATCCTTATCTTGAATCTTCCCTACATAAGGGGTAATTTTGACGCCTTTGACTCGTCTCTCTACGAAAGCAGCCGCAACCTCAGCTTTAGGTTTGCCGATGTCAGCCTGGCGGAATAAAAACTGACGATTCAGGTTAGAGATGTCAATGGTATCTGTTAAAGTTAGCTGCGGTATCCCGGAAAAAGTAATAGGGGGAGACTTGCCCATATCAATAACATGGATATCCTTGAAACCGGACAAAGCAAGGTTCTTCAGAATTTCACATCCTAGGCCTCCAGCCCCGCTAAGATCATTTCACTTAGTAACCATATCTATCAACAGCAGGCGGAGccacatatatacatacataactCTGGACTACGTTAGTGGTTGATAATTTGCTTAATATCTTCAGAACCTACAGAATTTTTGATGTCTCCAAAGCACTAATGGTCTCCGACCCAGGTACCCAGTCTTCATCGCTGAAAGGTCCCGGCTTGGTTAATACCTTGTGGAGGTGTTTCCTGCGTGGAGTGAGCGAAATTATTAATGACAAAAGTGAGAAGATAGGGAATCTTACCACCTAAGGGAAGAGTCTGCGGAAGCCATATTGGACAAGGGGTACGCTCTATTCAATCTAGGTTACAATGGGCGTCTCTGTGATTAGTTGAGTTCACCGCATCCGTAGTTTAATTAATGACGCCAGAGGTTTGAGCTGTACACTTCACTGAAATGATTGTTTGAAAAGAGTCAAtgataaattaatattcCCTTCAAAAAGCCACATGAATTCTCAGGACTCATGTGAGATAACCTATGTCTGGTGGAAACAAGTGTAGGTAGTGAAGATGgggaattgattgattgactgattgTTCCAGATACACTCCGCTGCACGTGACCCCTCCGCTTATACAATTTCCTCCAACCTTTGCCAACCATTCTACTTTCCTCTACCGTCAGTTACTCCAAAAAAATGGACGGTTTATTGACAGAAGTTAAGACAGTTACTCATGACCGGGACCTGTCTCTGTCGATCGCCAAAGAGAGACCTGTCCACGGAATAGAGAGGCATGAAGCCATTTCGAAAGCCGACACTGATGCAGATTCAACATCCGCggattatatattaacaGTACTAAAGTCGAAACCTGATCGCGCAGGACTTTCTGATGTCCTCAACGTACTGGATCCATCAAACAAATACGTGACTCCAAAAGTCTTTGATATCAGAGTTCCAAGTCCGACAACTGCTCAGATACTTAATGTCTTAGGCACCATTACGGTCCCTGATCATTGGGCCTCATTGAATGCAAGGTCAAAGGGGTCAACGTCAGAGGATAATAAACTACGAGCCGCTCTATTAAGATGCTTTAGCAGTGTCTGTGGTATTAGTTGCTTGGTGACTCAACTCCGCTCGCTTATAGCTACAGCGCGGTCATCCTCCCAACAGGGGAAAGCATCAGGCTCTCAAATTCAGATTCGAGATCTTCTGACAATTCTTTCTGCTCTTTTGAAGCCCAAAGATCTTATATTGCGTATATACATGGATATTGAGACACTCTACAGCAATGCAACCCAGCAGCAGCTTGCATGGAGAGAATTCCTGTCTAGTATTGCTGCTAGCAAGGTTCTCTCGGCTACAGCGGAGGCTCTCACGTTAGCTGGGGATTTCGATGGTTTGAGTACGATCCTATGGATTGGAGACGGCGCCCAATATACCTCTTGGTTGGGTACTAATATCTGTCACATGGTGTCAAAACTTGATTTGGATAACCAGGATGCTTGGAAAGCGGTTGCCTCTCTAACCGGACGAGCATTGAGCCTTGGCTACACAGGTACTTTGCACAGTTCATACACTATTCCTAATGCTAATTTTTTGTGACCAGATCACTTGGCTCGCGAGTTATACACGAGCTTGCTCGTCAATGAGACTCTCCGAGAACGATATGGTTCTCTTTTCGATACACTTCGGCCGATGGAACAGCTTGCAGTTTTGGAAGCTACATTCCGCGAAgttgaaaagaaatatttcttGGCACTGATCGATCAAAGCAATGAGGCTATATTGGGCCAACGCGTTAACGGTGTTGCAGGATTGTGTTCTAGTATTATAGGAGAGCGTGAACATATAAAAGCCCAGCTTCTGGATTGGCTATCAAAAGGCCAGGGTGGCTCCATACAGACTACCGGGTTACGTCGGGCATTGTTGGCTAGCTTTACATATCAGAAAGGTAAGCCCAACTGAACACTGTCTTATAACGTTTCGTAACATGGGGTGCTATAGAGTCAATGACGACGTTACTCAAAAAGAGCCTGGAACAGTCTAGTGACAAGTTCTATATTAAGCATGCGCCAATTGTGAGCCAAGAAGGTACATTCACATCGATACAAATGTGATTAAGTTCTAGATACTGACATGCGTTAGCGAATACCCAAGTCCTACTTCTGGCAGCAGGCTACCTTAAGCGACTTGATCCAAACGCCATCATGGAAATAGGACGTTCAAGTGCGTTTCTTAACACGGTTTCCAACCGTTTGGCCGCGTCATCATCTAAAGCCCGATTTCTTGGAATGATCATTGGGATGTCAATCTCGCAGCTCATTGAACAGCCGGGGAAAGCAATGAAATTCGACCTCGAAGAAATGGAGGGCGACGAGGCCTTGTGGTACTTCAACATGGTCAACACTCAAGACAGTGTTGGACCTTTGGAATCAATTATGCCAACTGACTCAGCATCCAAAGCACAACAACCTGCCAAAAGTTCACCTACTTCGGCAAGGGCTACCCGGAAACCACCTCCGCGGACAGCTAAGATAGTGGCTATTGAGGAAATAGTGTCCGAAAACGAGGAACctgaagaaaatgaggagCTCATCCCCTACGAGAAACCCGATGAAGATCCATACGATTCTGACGAGGACCCAACTTTAGTCCAACGCAACAAACCAACAGCACCGGTGTAAGTCGGGCAAGAATATTCTCTCGTATAAATGTGACTGACATGTTTTAGCTATATCCGCGATCTCATAATCTACTTAAGAGATACTGAAAACATAGAACGCTTTGAACTGGCAATACGCACCGCCCCATCATTAATCAGACGCAAAACTGACTTTGGAACTGAACTCGCCGAGAATACCGAAGAGCTGGCCCTTGTCATAGTTGGTCTACAAGAGCAGAGCAAATTTCCGAAATTCCATGAGTATCGGCTGCAGAGTATCATTGCCTTGATTGTGTCCCAGCCTTTGAAGATGGGCCGATGGTTCACTGCGATGTTCTTCGACGGAGACCTGTCTCAAGTCCAACGATCTGCAGTTCTAACAGGCCTAGGTCTGAGTGCTCGTGAAATAGCTGGGAATGGCGAGAATGACGCTAAGACACTGGGCCTTCCAACATTACCAGACGCGTCGTTCCCATCCAAGAAGTTACCAACCAATTTGGAAGCTTTATACTCGGGCAATGAATCTCCAATAGCTAGTCTAACAAAGAAGCTAGCACAAACATCCCTTCAACCACTGGCAGCAAATGCTGCAGATTCACTTTCTGGCCCAAACGCGCTTAAAGTGCGAACATTCTCTTCTCGAATGGAGGTTGAGAAGCAACGCCAGCAGCGAGAGGCTCAGCGCCAGAAATCTACAGCCAAGGATCTCTACAAAGTGCTGGCGGAAGGGTTCTTCTATCCACTAAAGAGTCGATttgagatgatgatgctgcaaTTTTCTTCGTGAGTACTACCTAATTTATGATATTTCAATTAAGGGATCGTTCTAACAACGATACAGATCAACAGCACCTTCATACAATCCCTTCATTACTCCTAATCTCCTCACATTGTTCATCCAAACACTTACCCTCACCCTTTCAACCATGGGGCCTCATACTCCATATCTCCCTACTGTCACAGAGGATGCATTAACCTTCCTCCTCTCACTCCACACGCGCCCCGCTTCTGATGACCCCACAATTCTATCTGCCCTTCTagctctcttcctcactATAGTTGATCTGAACGTCGCATCGGGCTCCACCGGAGAGGAAAGACTCGTCACAGAGCTCGCATCGCAGGTCATCGAGCTGCGTGAGTGGGCAGGCGAGGTTTTCGACCGTACACCAGCAGTTAAGAGAGACGAACCTAGAGAACAGGTTAGAACTTTAGCAGCGGGTGTCATGGTCAAACTAGGAGAAGTGATGGAACGGTACCAAGGGCGGTTGATGGGCGTGAATTCCGGGTTTAAGTATTGAGTTACGTAGATACTATAGATAGAAATAGTATACACTATCCAATGATCTATTATGAATTGTTCAGCGTACCATTATCACTCATGATTATTAAATAAGTCATGACGATTAAAATTATATGCATAACAACTATTCGCAGAGTCCTCATATCCCATGACCACTTATTCAGTCTTCGTGAAATCTTGCTTCTCAATCGCAGCATCCATCATCTTATCCCCGTTAATAATGCTCGTGGTACAGATAACGATCTTCCTCCGCGGTGCCTCCTGCTCAGCAATAAAGCGCAATGCAGCGATCTCCGTAAAGGTAATCCCACCCAAGAAAAACACATAAACTGTCTTGGTAGCATTGTTACCGCTAAGCGTTTGTCGGGCACGGATCGCCTTGTCATCGCCCTTTTGGACTATACTGAACGTTGCTCCACGGGCGCTCTTGACTAAGTCTTCGAAGCCGAGCCAGCCCGGGGATGCGGTACTGGCTGGACTGGGGGAGGCGGACGCTGCAACGGATCCACCTCGGATGAGGGAGAGAACGTACGGCTTTTGCAGGACGCATTGGACGAGACGGACACTGAGAGGGGCGAAGCCGCTGTATACATAGGCGATGTCATTGGGATCCTTCTCGCTGACTTCTTCGACTACAAGACGGAGGTTCTTTCGTAGATAACCATAGTTTGTTTTGGAGCCTGGTTGAGTGCCTGTTGTCGGGAGGAGCATGGCTGTGGCGGATGAACGGGGTTGAAGGAGTTCCATTTTCTCGAGAGCAGAGAAAGTGAGTAGGTGTTGGTGGCCGTATGCGTGGATGATCTGTCGCTTGAAGTTTTCGAGATCTCGTGGGCGAAGACCGCCTGCCATGCAGGATTCCAGACAGAGGAGGCGGAGGACGGTTTTGAGGGGGACGTCTCGAGCGATGAGCTCTTCGACGGAGTCGTGTTGGTAGGTTGGGTCGGCGCCTGCGGCGTTGTTTTGCTGGACTTCTAGGATCTTCCGGAAGATGTCTGAGCGGGTGTTTCGCATGATCTCCTCCGCGAGGTTGGTGTGGACGCGGAGGCTTTGATGCTCTAATTGGTATGTTGGTAGTTTGTTGACGAATTCGCGGAGTTCGGTTGTGGTCTTCGCTGTGTGGCGGCTTTCGTAGTCACTTTCGAGACGACGGGCTACTTTGTTCAAAATGTCGCCAACGATGGCGAAGTTGGCGTCACGCAGTTGGCTGAAGAGTTGATCGGAGGCGTCTAACTGGATTTTGCGCTTTTGTCCCTGCTTGGACGTTTGCTGTGGGGCTTTCGAAGATTCTTGTGCTTGGGGGACTGGTGTTGGGCCGACGATGGCTGTATCCACGTCTGCCTGGTTGTGCTTGATTCCTACGGTTTCATCGATCAAGCCTTCATATGTGAGCTGAGTGAGAAGGGCAGAGCCGAAGTCGACTTCACGGTCAATGATGATCAGGCTTTCCGTATCTGCGCTTGGGAGGAGCCCCCTGGCGCTGAGGTCAGTCAGGCCAGAGCTCTCTTCAGCATCAAGCTCCTTTCTCATGCGCAGCAGAAGATCTGCCAGTCGTCGTGCATTGTCACCCTTGCCAATTATACGGGGAAAATAACCGTGCCTCTGCTGAATACCCATGAGGGCCTTGGCAGCCAGGTAAACGCAGCCTGGATCTTTGTGCTGCAACAATCAATATGCATGCTTTCGCGGAACAAGGCTGATGCTTACCAGGTACAAGTCGCTGAACGAGTCCTCTAGCTCTAACGACAAGACATCTTGCTCCAGAGGTATAAAGTACACGGGAAGTTCTGCGATGTTCACATCCCCGATGATTCCTGCATCTTCCAGGATTGCATTGCTTACAAGGGTACGTCTTGGGACCCAGAATATAGAGAATTCATGTTCAACATTTCCATTGCGCTGTAGGCGTTTAATCTGGTCTTAGAGATGTCAGCTCACTCTGATGGCATTCAGTCGAAGAAATTGAGAAAGCCTTATGGATGAGCTGATATAGAATAACGAAATTCTTAATTTAGGGATCTTTTGACTACGTAGAGTAGGTATGCATCTGCGTAATCTACTGTTTGTCCCATGTGCGGTGCCTGCGCTTGCCATTCATGAAGACGAgcagacaaaaagaaaactacGAGACGGTGGTAAGCAGAAAACGACATACCTGCGACGGTCCGCACCTGGCGTGTCTTTTCAGCATGAACTAGGAATACGACATTGCGTTGAGAGGAGTCCACATTGGCATTTTCCAGTAGGAACACTCGGTCTACACCGTACTCTTGGAGTAGAGAGAACTTGACAAAGAGCCCGACTGGACCGGCCAGATCCTGGCTGACAACAAGGTTCTTCTTCCCACGCACCTGCACCGATTTCAGCTAAGCTCGAGAGGTTTGTTGGTGCCTTGAGAGACCCGGAGCCTTACTCACGCCTTCAAGCAGAGTCAACAGATCCCTACGCGCCTTGTCCTTAAAATAGTCAGCATCAGACCCAGGATACGGCGCCATGGCTGCCGCGGAATCAGTTGAGGACGTGTGATTGGGagaggaaggcgaagaagccaACCTTGGATGTTTTCGGCGATGGCCTTTTGAGGCTTTGACGGTACACGCTAAACCCAGTCCGGACTAGTGACTACACCGCCCAGCACTGCCACATGGGGTTTGTATGGATGTATTGTACAATACGAGTATTGTTACTAGGTTCCCTTTTTCTCAAGGAGGGCCCTTTGATCTAGCGGTGGTTACTGGTAATACTCGTCGCCACGGGGTCTCGACTCTCCATCCAATAATTCCTCAGGAGGGTCTCCTTTAATTGTGCCAGTTTCacatttcctttctcctgtCTCACTTTCTCCCCTCTCCGTTATTTGGATCTATTCCACTCTCTGTTGAATCTTCT
This window harbors:
- a CDS encoding NADH-ubiquinone oxidoreductase 49 kDa subunit, whose product is MAASFTRLAGSAPKRLCLRPSTFTKYNAIPRSRSIATTLPRRQAEPTSYQATRLIPTDPTFTSLANKEGPQEADVAAGLESESEGVGRKIRHYTVNFGPQHPAAHGVLRLILEINGEEIVRADPHVGLLHRGTEKLIEYKTYMQALPYFDRLDYVSMMTNEQCYSLAVEKLLNIEIPDRAKYIRTMFGEMTRILNHLMSVLSHAMDVGALTPFLWGFEEREKLMEFYERVSGARLHAAYVRPGGVSQDIPLGLLDDIYQWATQFGDRIDETEELLTDNRIWKARTQGVGVVSAADALNMSFTGVMLRGSGVPWDIRKSQPYDAYDKVEFDVPVGVNGDCYDRYLCRMEEFRQSLRIIHQCLNQMPAGPVKVEDYKLSPPPRAAMKENMEALIHHFLLFSKGYAVPPGETYSAIEAPKGEMGVFLVSDGSERPYRCKIRAPGFAHLGGFDQISRGHLLADAVAIIGTMDLVFGEVDR
- a CDS encoding putative DNA-directed RNA polymerase I and III subunit Rpc40 (DNA-directed RNA polymerase I and III subunit Rpc40, putative), which codes for MAPLVPSQAELDRRRLVDINLETVSNIPSTDFPGHWPGESHEWNLEKFRNEFNVEFHRNERFESSFSLIGVDASIANAFRRIVMAEVPSVAIEFVFVHNNTSVIQDEVLAQRLGLIPLKGSVDGINWMRWFKKATEDDPEGSDPSDYNTIVLRLDIECTKNPNADATENDPRKLYKNAHVYARDITFHPVGRQEQFFTGEDAIQPVNPDILIAKLRPGQKIDLEMHCIKGIGADHAKFSPVATASYRLLPDIQILRPILGEDAKKFAKCFPKGVIGLEPVTREEAAKQGSGYEGHEGETKAVVRDAFKDTVSRECLRHEEFQGKVKLGRVRDHFIFNIESTGQFDSDVLFLESVKVLKLKCARWKRGLADLMR
- a CDS encoding NEDD8-activating complex, catalytic component UBA3 encodes the protein MASADSSLRWKHLHKVLTKPGPFSDEDWVPGSETISALETSKILVIGAGGLGCEILKNLALSGFKDIHVIDMDTIDISNLNRQFLFRQADIGKPKAEVAAAFVERRVKGVKITPYVGKIQDKDEDYYMQFKIVVCGLDSIEARRWINATLIGMVDPENPESLKPLIDGGTEGFKGQARVILPTLSSCIECQLDMHAPRPAVPLCTIATIPRQPQHCIEWAHQIAWQEKRKDDPFDSDDLDHIGWVYNAALERAKQFHIHGVTFQMTQGVVKNIIPAIASTNAVIAAATTSEALKIATSCNPYLDNYMMYAGEEGVYTYTFEAEKKPDCPVCGNLARNMTVDPDMTLQEYIDTLGDRPEAQLKKPSMRTEEKTLYQRFPPQLEEQTRANLQRKLRDLVEDGQEIAVSDPAYTIDFRYRLLFK
- a CDS encoding telomere length regulation protein-domain-containing protein, with amino-acid sequence MDGLLTEVKTVTHDRDLSLSIAKERPVHGIERHEAISKADTDADSTSADYILTVLKSKPDRAGLSDVLNVLDPSNKYVTPKVFDIRVPSPTTAQILNVLGTITVPDHWASLNARSKGSTSEDNKLRAALLRCFSSVCGISCLVTQLRSLIATARSSSQQGKASGSQIQIRDLLTILSALLKPKDLILRIYMDIETLYSNATQQQLAWREFLSSIAASKVLSATAEALTLAGDFDGLSTILWIGDGAQYTSWLGTNICHMVSKLDLDNQDAWKAVASLTGRALSLGYTDHLARELYTSLLVNETLRERYGSLFDTLRPMEQLAVLEATFREVEKKYFLALIDQSNEAILGQRVNGVAGLCSSIIGEREHIKAQLLDWLSKGQGGSIQTTGLRRALLASFTYQKESMTTLLKKSLEQSSDKFYIKHAPIVSQEANTQVLLLAAGYLKRLDPNAIMEIGRSSAFLNTVSNRLAASSSKARFLGMIIGMSISQLIEQPGKAMKFDLEEMEGDEALWYFNMVNTQDSVGPLESIMPTDSASKAQQPAKSSPTSARATRKPPPRTAKIVAIEEIVSENEEPEENEELIPYEKPDEDPYDSDEDPTLVQRNKPTAPVYIRDLIIYLRDTENIERFELAIRTAPSLIRRKTDFGTELAENTEELALVIVGLQEQSKFPKFHEYRLQSIIALIVSQPLKMGRWFTAMFFDGDLSQVQRSAVLTGLGLSAREIAGNGENDAKTLGLPTLPDASFPSKKLPTNLEALYSGNESPIASLTKKLAQTSLQPLAANAADSLSGPNALKVRTFSSRMEVEKQRQQREAQRQKSTAKDLYKVLAEGFFYPLKSRFEMMMLQFSSSTAPSYNPFITPNLLTLFIQTLTLTLSTMGPHTPYLPTVTEDALTFLLSLHTRPASDDPTILSALLALFLTIVDLNVASGSTGEERLVTELASQVIELREWAGEVFDRTPAVKRDEPREQVRTLAAGVMVKLGEVMERYQGRLMGVNSGFKY
- a CDS encoding putative vacuolar sorting protein, with translation MAPYPGSDADYFKDKARRDLLTLLEGLKSVQVRGKKNLVVSQDLAGPVGLFVKFSLLQEYGVDRVFLLENANVDSSQRNVVFLVHAEKTRQVRTVADQIKRLQRNGNVEHEFSIFWVPRRTLVSNAILEDAGIIGDVNIAELPVYFIPLEQDVLSLELEDSFSDLYLHKDPGCVYLAAKALMGIQQRHGYFPRIIGKGDNARRLADLLLRMRKELDAEESSGLTDLSARGLLPSADTESLIIIDREVDFGSALLTQLTYEGLIDETVGIKHNQADVDTAIVGPTPVPQAQESSKAPQQTSKQGQKRKIQLDASDQLFSQLRDANFAIVGDILNKVARRLESDYESRHTAKTTTELREFVNKLPTYQLEHQSLRVHTNLAEEIMRNTRSDIFRKILEVQQNNAAGADPTYQHDSVEELIARDVPLKTVLRLLCLESCMAGGLRPRDLENFKRQIIHAYGHQHLLTFSALEKMELLQPRSSATAMLLPTTGTQPGSKTNYGYLRKNLRLVVEEVSEKDPNDIAYVYSGFAPLSVRLVQCVLQKPYVLSLIRGGSVAASASPSPASTASPGWLGFEDLVKSARGATFSIVQKGDDKAIRARQTLSGNNATKTVYVFFLGGITFTEIAALRFIAEQEAPRRKIVICTTSIINGDKMMDAAIEKQDFTKTE